The following coding sequences are from one Capsicum annuum cultivar UCD-10X-F1 chromosome 3, UCD10Xv1.1, whole genome shotgun sequence window:
- the LOC107864505 gene encoding purple acid phosphatase 15 isoform X2, whose protein sequence is MIMKYCGVVVSVLVWFLVFVSLVEVNKGQIPTTLDGPFKPVTVPLDQSFRGHAVDLPDNDPRVQRTVKGFEPEQISVSLSSTYDSLWISWVTGEYQIGGKIKPLDPSKVGSVVQYGKDKSSLRRKAIGQSLIYNQLYPFEGLQNYTSGIIHHVQLTGLKPATLYYYRCGDPYIPAMSSIYHFKTMPISSSTSYPKRIAIVGDLGLTYNTTSTLSHLTGNNPDLVLLVGDVTYANLYLTNGTGSDCYSCSFPDTPIHETYQPRWDYWGRYMQPLVSKIPIMVVEGNHEIEEQVGNQTFAAYRSRFAFPSKESGSSSPFYYSFNAGGIHFIMLGGYVAYNKSDDQYKWLEKDLANVDRTVTPWLIATWHPPWYSTYTAHYREAECMKVAMEELLYEYGVDLVFNGHVHAYERTNRVYKYKLDPCGPVHITVGDGGNREKMAIGHADEPGKCPEPASTPDKFMGGFCAYNFTSGPAAGNFCWDQQPEYSAYRESSFGHGILEVKNETHALWTWHRNQDMYNKAGDIIYIVRQPDKCLVKTKVIY, encoded by the exons ATGATTATGAAGTATTGTGGGGTTGTGGTGTCAGTCTTggtttggtttttggtttttgTGAGTCTTGTTGAGGTTAATAAGGGGCAAATTCCAACCACACTTGATGGACCCTTCAAGCCAGTGACTGTCCCTTTGGACCAAAGTTTTAGGGGACATGCTGTAGATTTGCCAGACAATGACCCTAGAGTTCAAAGGACTGTTAAAGGATTTGAGCCTGAGCAGATATCTGTTTCACTTTCTTCTACTTATGACTCTCTTTGGATTTCTTGGGTTACAG GGGAATATCAAATTGGTGGCAAGATCAAACCATTGGATCCGAGTAAAGTTGGTAGTGTTGTTCAATATGGGAAAGATAAATCCTCCTTGAGACGCAAAGCGATTGGCCAGTCCCTTATTTATAATCAACTTTATCCATTTGAAGGACTTCAAAACTACACTTCTGGAATCATACACCATGTCCAACTTACAG GGTTGAAACCGGCCACGTTATACTATTATCGATGTGGAGATCCTTATATACCAGCTATGAGTTCTATCTATCATTTCAAGACCATGCCTATTTCTTCATCAACAAGCTATCCGAAGAGAATAGCAATTGTAGGTGACCTTGGTCTCACATACAATACCACTTCCACACTTAGTCATTTGACGGGGAACAATCCAGATCTTGTTCTATTAGTGGGAGATGTTACGTATGCTAACTTGTATCTCACAAATGGAACTGGCTCAGACTGCTATTCTTGCTCATTTCCCGACACTCCAATACATGAGACATATCAACCTCGGTGGGACTACTGGGGAAG ATATATGCAGCCGCTGGTGTCCAAAATTCCCATCATGGTGGTGGAGGGGAACCATGAGATAGAAGAACAAGTTGGAAATCAGACATTTGCAGCCTATCGTTCTCGCTTTGCTTTCCCATCAAAAGAAAGTGGATCATCATCGCCGTTTTACTATTCTTTTAATGCGGGAGGCATACACTTCATCATGCTCGGGGGATATGTCGCCTATAATAAATCAG ATGATCAATACAAGTGGTTGGAGAAGGACCTGGCTAATGTTGATAGGACAGTTACTCCATGGCTCATTGCCACTTGGCATCCACCTTGGTACTCTACTTACACGGCACACTATCGAGAAGCTGAATGTATGAAGGTAGCGATGGAAGAGTTGTTGTACGAGTATGGCGTCGATTTAGTCTTCAATGGACAC GTTCATGCCTATGAAAGGACCAACAGAGTCTATAAGTACAAACTGGATCCTTGCGGTCCAGTTCATATAACTGTCGGTGATGGTGGAAACCGCGAGAAGATGGCGATTGGACATGCTGACGAGCCTGGCAAATGTCCTGAACCAGCTAGCACACCGGACAAATTTATGGGCGGATTCTGTGCCTATAATTTTACATCAGGTCCAGCAGCTGGCAACTTCTGCTGGGATCAACAACCTGAATATAGTGCATATAGAGAAAGTAGCTTCGGCCATGGAATACTCGAG GTGAAAAATGAGACACATGCTCTATGGACATGGCATAGGAACCAAGATATGTACAACAAAGCTGGAGATATAATTTACATAGTAAGGCAACCTGACAAATGCCTTGTTAAAACAAAG gTTATTTATTAA
- the LOC107864505 gene encoding purple acid phosphatase 15 isoform X1: MIMKYCGVVVSVLVWFLVFVSLVEVNKGQIPTTLDGPFKPVTVPLDQSFRGHAVDLPDNDPRVQRTVKGFEPEQISVSLSSTYDSLWISWVTGEYQIGGKIKPLDPSKVGSVVQYGKDKSSLRRKAIGQSLIYNQLYPFEGLQNYTSGIIHHVQLTGLKPATLYYYRCGDPYIPAMSSIYHFKTMPISSSTSYPKRIAIVGDLGLTYNTTSTLSHLTGNNPDLVLLVGDVTYANLYLTNGTGSDCYSCSFPDTPIHETYQPRWDYWGRYMQPLVSKIPIMVVEGNHEIEEQVGNQTFAAYRSRFAFPSKESGSSSPFYYSFNAGGIHFIMLGGYVAYNKSDDQYKWLEKDLANVDRTVTPWLIATWHPPWYSTYTAHYREAECMKVAMEELLYEYGVDLVFNGHVHAYERTNRVYKYKLDPCGPVHITVGDGGNREKMAIGHADEPGKCPEPASTPDKFMGGFCAYNFTSGPAAGNFCWDQQPEYSAYRESSFGHGILEVKNETHALWTWHRNQDMYNKAGDIIYIVRQPDKCLVKTKVIKPWPIQKY; encoded by the exons ATGATTATGAAGTATTGTGGGGTTGTGGTGTCAGTCTTggtttggtttttggtttttgTGAGTCTTGTTGAGGTTAATAAGGGGCAAATTCCAACCACACTTGATGGACCCTTCAAGCCAGTGACTGTCCCTTTGGACCAAAGTTTTAGGGGACATGCTGTAGATTTGCCAGACAATGACCCTAGAGTTCAAAGGACTGTTAAAGGATTTGAGCCTGAGCAGATATCTGTTTCACTTTCTTCTACTTATGACTCTCTTTGGATTTCTTGGGTTACAG GGGAATATCAAATTGGTGGCAAGATCAAACCATTGGATCCGAGTAAAGTTGGTAGTGTTGTTCAATATGGGAAAGATAAATCCTCCTTGAGACGCAAAGCGATTGGCCAGTCCCTTATTTATAATCAACTTTATCCATTTGAAGGACTTCAAAACTACACTTCTGGAATCATACACCATGTCCAACTTACAG GGTTGAAACCGGCCACGTTATACTATTATCGATGTGGAGATCCTTATATACCAGCTATGAGTTCTATCTATCATTTCAAGACCATGCCTATTTCTTCATCAACAAGCTATCCGAAGAGAATAGCAATTGTAGGTGACCTTGGTCTCACATACAATACCACTTCCACACTTAGTCATTTGACGGGGAACAATCCAGATCTTGTTCTATTAGTGGGAGATGTTACGTATGCTAACTTGTATCTCACAAATGGAACTGGCTCAGACTGCTATTCTTGCTCATTTCCCGACACTCCAATACATGAGACATATCAACCTCGGTGGGACTACTGGGGAAG ATATATGCAGCCGCTGGTGTCCAAAATTCCCATCATGGTGGTGGAGGGGAACCATGAGATAGAAGAACAAGTTGGAAATCAGACATTTGCAGCCTATCGTTCTCGCTTTGCTTTCCCATCAAAAGAAAGTGGATCATCATCGCCGTTTTACTATTCTTTTAATGCGGGAGGCATACACTTCATCATGCTCGGGGGATATGTCGCCTATAATAAATCAG ATGATCAATACAAGTGGTTGGAGAAGGACCTGGCTAATGTTGATAGGACAGTTACTCCATGGCTCATTGCCACTTGGCATCCACCTTGGTACTCTACTTACACGGCACACTATCGAGAAGCTGAATGTATGAAGGTAGCGATGGAAGAGTTGTTGTACGAGTATGGCGTCGATTTAGTCTTCAATGGACAC GTTCATGCCTATGAAAGGACCAACAGAGTCTATAAGTACAAACTGGATCCTTGCGGTCCAGTTCATATAACTGTCGGTGATGGTGGAAACCGCGAGAAGATGGCGATTGGACATGCTGACGAGCCTGGCAAATGTCCTGAACCAGCTAGCACACCGGACAAATTTATGGGCGGATTCTGTGCCTATAATTTTACATCAGGTCCAGCAGCTGGCAACTTCTGCTGGGATCAACAACCTGAATATAGTGCATATAGAGAAAGTAGCTTCGGCCATGGAATACTCGAG GTGAAAAATGAGACACATGCTCTATGGACATGGCATAGGAACCAAGATATGTACAACAAAGCTGGAGATATAATTTACATAGTAAGGCAACCTGACAAATGCCTTGTTAAAACAAAGGTAATTAAACCCTGGCCaatacaaaaatactaa